From the genome of Nicotiana sylvestris chromosome 1, ASM39365v2, whole genome shotgun sequence:
CACTTCCTTTTTGgcaacctcttgcatagcctcgttcaacctcctttgatgttccacgaagggcttggcatcatcttcaagaataatcttgtgtatgcaaaaggcggggcttattccccgaatatcagctagagtccaaccaattgccttcttccatttttagagcaccgccaatgtggcatctacctgcatgttagtaagataagaggaaataataattggcaaagttgaactagggcctaagaattcatacctgaggtgtggaggcaaaggcttcaactccaacatgggaggttcctcgattgagggcttcgttggtggagtctttctattcccaagatccaaagagagcttccgaggctcataagagtaagagcccattccatgtaaagcattgacacactccacccgatgatcatcctcattgacatcaaggttAAACAATACCgcttctagagggtcctccacattgatcattgcactagtatcatcaactatcacttccgtgacaagatccacaaaagatcACACCTCAGTACTGTTTagctgcttcattgatttgcacacatgaaagaccacttttttaTCACCCACCCTGAAGGTGAGCTCCcctgcttcaacatcaaccacTGCCTTCCCAGTtacaaggaaaggtcttcccaatatgatcggaACCTCATAATCGACCTTACACTCCAAAATTACAAAGTCAGCAGGTAGAATAAACTTGTCTACctgaacaaggacatcatcaataataccaagcggCCTTTTCATTGTTCTATCttccatttgcaacctcattgaagtaaccctcggttgaccaatacccaaagttttgaacacagAGTaaggcattaaattgatacttgcacCCAAATCGCATAACTCCTTTGCAAAATTTGCACTCCCAGTGGTACATGgtatggtgaaagcaccgggatcttcaagctttggagccatagagtgcacaattgcacttacttggtgagtcattttgatggtctcacaatccatatatatctttttagtcaccaagtctttcatgaacttgaCGTAACCCAGAatttgctcaagagcttccaccaaaggaacattgactgataagctcttcatcatgtcaataaatttcttaaagtgtttctcattcttttgcttctcaagcctttgagggtaaggtggaggaggccttgggaAGGGAGCCTTAGCCTTGGGAACTACCGTTTTCcggtatgtctattacgtgttccctagatagGTTCATGTCATCTTGAGTCTCCACCTCATTATCAttaatatcaattctcacttccactcacaatttccttttgcttggaggtattcacatcaccacctcgaCCACTTCTAGTAATCACCGCCATTGTATGCCCGGTGTCATTCCCACCattcgggtttactaccgtatcactaggtagagcccccttagggagagtattcaaagaTTGTGAAATCTGGCGaagttgaacctccaaatttTAGATTGAAATATTGtgggatgccaactgggcatcagagtcggtgttcttcttcatcatttgttcgaacatcatCTCGATCCTTCCCATATCATTGTTTGAtgagctaggaccttgggatagAAATGGAGGTGGGTTGTTTGATTGTTGATACATcagaggcctttgaaagccttgcccccgattcccttgattgccattgttccaacccccttggttgttgtttcctccccaattgttgttgttgccactccagttGCCCTGATTTTTCTGGTTGCCacaattttgattgttgttcccccaggTGCTATTGCCTTATTGGttttgatttccccaatttccttgggataTCCACTATTGTTGTTAGTTAGGAGAATTGCCCTTTTGTCCTTGGTAATTGTTCACGTACTGCACTTCTTCATTTTGCTCATCATAGCCCTCATCTTGATTGAAACACCCACTACCTTGGTCATATTGATCCGGACTAccttgaccttgttgacctctttgtctccTCTTGTTGACctacatgttgacaccctccatagtaTTTACTTGTCTAGGAGCTTGAACTTATTGCATTTGAGCTTTTGccaactggttcattgttgtagttaactctgctattgcctggccatgatcatggagctctttATGCAAGTGGATGACAGTGGGGTCAccttgtggcacattggctcgactttgccaagctgaggaagtatctgccatctcatccaatatctCATACGCTTGATCATAAGGTCTATTCATAACATTTCCCCCTCTAGTTCACTACACACTGATTGGTCGTGTTAATGCCATGGTAGAATGTCCGCTGAATTATTGCTTCGGTCATGTCATTGTTCGAACATTCTTTACCATTGTGTGATATCTCCCCCAGATCTCATAAAGTGGTTCATTAGGTTCCTGTTTgaaggccaaaatctcatctcTCAAAGTCGCCATATGACCCGACAAGAAAAACTTGCCTATAAACCTATCCACCAACTCATCCCACGTAgtaatggaatggttgggaagcctttcaagccagtccaaagctttccctctaagtgagaaagggaacaatctcaaccgaagtgcatcctctgacacatttgtttgcttgcttcccCAATAGGTATCCACAAAGTTTTCAAGATGTTTATAAGCATTCTGATGCTGAGCacctgtgaaataccctcgcttctccaacaaagtcaacatcatatttgtaatttggaaatttCCCGCCCGGATCCGGGGGGGgggggacaattgcactagcatatccttcatTGGAAGCACCCAAGGAGCCGCTCTTAGAGATGGCGtgggagggtctggaacattatcattggcctggggGCCTCTCTTTTAAGCTTGAGGCACTATaggtacctcatcatcaatattgtcatctacctcctcccccagaATAgcatttccaagaggatcattgttaCTGttcgccattttgtacctgaattggcaacacacacaaattagtatcacagaaggaaagaaaaacaatatagtaaactatttagatagatagaaaaaaccgttagctccccggcagcGGCGCCAAAgagtgatcgggtccaaccctacaccattacagagtggcaagagcggtcgatgcagcttttacccgagaaagTCAGGATCGAATTCACAGAGAGCTAATAtaatgtttggagttggattcctatctaatctagcagtgtgtagtgctcttgattacacttccaatcattcttgtttgtttgttacttctaatttttatactaatgatgcacgaaattaagctaagtagatatttttgtagggttttctaaatgaGTAAAGAGGCACTAGagaagtgacttactcctaggcGAGTATCTAACGAGATCTAGAACTTAGGGAaataatgttatagttgggatcgtgatatagccaatgcacgaagctactcactctacacctctcggtagtaagagtgactttgccctaattaactttctcaagcccaattgggtgttcaatttattCAAGAAATGTTGGCTCaaatcgggtattactatctctaggtttaaccctttaattggggctatcaatctcttgaatacaccccaattccttattggcttgaatttcctagacttaagctctctttctcaagaagaacctaaGTCagaaaggcacaaattagtgtttgcacccactaattcaacatagaaagcataaatcaggccaaatatcaacaacacataaacatctaagccctaaaataagagacctattaaatacccacactaaggttgagccaaaaccctaactaatgggtttagctactcataattgaagaagaaatcataaattgagatgaagaataattcataaattgtaattacaagataagagtctaagattaattgctaagtaagctataaaattactcaaaataaacaaaaacgaCATTCACGTGCTCAAATAAcgtaagatgacctaaaaatctgaaagagtagtatttatacacagctaaatttctgacaaaaatgcccctgacggAGGTACTGCTGACAATGGAAAATGGACCGCTGCAGCGGTGGGGCTACCGCTACTGCATAAAATCAACCGCGGACCGCGGTCTTCTAGTTTTAGCTTCAACTTTGGCTCTCTGAATCTCTTCACCGCAGACCGGGGTAAAAAGACCGCTGTCGCGGTAGAGGTACCGTGGTCGCATAAAATCACCGCGGACTGCGATAATTTGTAATCCCAGAAAATGCATCTTTCTGAACCTTGCCACTGCGGACCACGGTCGCGGTGGGTCTTCTGCGTCCGCGGTGGATTTTTCATTGTAGTGTTGCTTTGACTTGGCATTGATCTTGTGAAGGTTTCACTCCTTCTTGAGCTGGTAATGACAtccttgtctctttttgaccaaacattgcaaacaagcacaacaagttagcttttgggaatacttatacacattttaatccaaaactcaagcaaaaatgagcataaaatagactagaatccctagttatcaaaaGTCAAAATAGAGTGTCCCCTTTGAAGTGGTGAATGTAACGCcctttggtgctcttgatttgaaaaataagaataatGAGGTATTTAAAGTCAATGGGCACCGGGTTAAATAATATCTTGGCAAGGTTTATGATGGCCACATTGTGGCGGTTTTTCATTTCACATGATTGGTAATCTGCGCTATGCCGCGaccgttaaatcaagcgcttcttgggaggcaacccatgtgtcttttttTCCCCTTGGTTTTCTTCTTTAGATTAGATAGGCTTTGTTTTGTGCTATCTAGTTTTGAAGTGTATGCAGGAATGGGTGTGCATTGCAGAGACTGTGCAAGAAAAATTGGTTAAGTGTCACAAAAGTGCGGACTGCAACGGAATTATGGGGATCGCACAATCACTCTGAGGCCGCCCAATTTTGTGTGCGGTCGCACAATTGGAAGACCAAAAGTGCATGCTCTCTGAAGTTTGGCCTGTCAAATTTCATTAACAAATTGTGGCTGCACACAAAATTatacggtccgcacaaagtcTGCAGATGCACTCACTTTTGTGCGCACCACAACACTTCTTCAAAGGTACAGGTAAAGAGTGCATACCGCACTTAAAATTGTGTGGCCGCAATCAGGTAAGTTTTGGGCCCTACTGGGTCAACCTATAAATAGGGTGTTTCAACACTATTCACACTTTACACTCTCTCAACTCTCAAGCCCTAAGCAAACACAGTGCATACCCCATTAATTCTCAAACTTCAAGCATTTCATTTGTATAGATTCTTACCTACATCCTTCATTACTAGTATGTTCATTACATCTTTagatttttcatcttttctttgtttttttcttttgtctAGGGTTATTTTCATGCCTAAAAATGTCAATAGTTAGCCATTTTTGCTTAGAATCATGTGGGTAGTATCTTAAATGTTAATTGAGGCTTGGGTAAGTAGCTAATCATGTTTAATTGCTCAAACCAAGTCTAATTTGTGAACAAAATTGCATGAAACGTAAGGCAATGCCGAGTATTTTcaaattatgcggccgcacacatttttgtgcagTCCACAGATCTTAGAGTTAGAGTAAAATTGATGCTTGATATGTGCGAACTGCAGTCAAAATTATGTGATCCGCGGTGAAATTATGCAGTCTGCACTGcaaaattatgcggtccgcattcgGCTATCTGCGGCTGCACTCACTTTTGTGTGGTCCATACTGCCTCTTCTGGGTCTGGTCTACTGCAATGATCAAACATGCATATGTATACACTATGATCTTCAATTCTAACTGATTCTTATTACTTATTTGTTGCAGACAATGATTAGAAAACGGGGCAGAGGCGATACATCAAAAGGGAGGGGTGATCCCTCCCGGGGCCGAGGCAAGAGTAACCTACCTCTTGCCATTCAGAGAGCCATAAGCAATAAAGCAACCACCAATAGAGTTTTTGAACCCTCTAAAACCAGTGAATATGCCCCGTTTGGGGAAGCTTCAGAAGGCAACTCTATACAAGCACACCCGGATGCCCAATCATAGCAAGTTCAAATGAGGTACCAACTCCGTGACAAATCCTTCTCCTCAACTAGGTCTTCTGAGGGTTCAGATTCTGGTAGCCAGGGTTCAGAGCCCTCCTCTACACACTCTCTTCCTGCACCAATCAATGTAGATGATGATGATATCCCGAATGATGGGAGAAGTGGTGACACCCGATTGGGTAGCCTAGAGAGGTAAAAGAGAAGAGAGATGTGGGAAGACATATTCGTCAGCTCGACTGCCTTCAACAAATTTAGAGAGTGGTGGCCCAGAGATCGCTCACACTTGAGCGACAATTCTTGATGAACGATTGGGACATTCACAACTCAAATGTCCTTAGACAATTTTGGGAGCGAAAAGGCCTGAAATAGTTCACCCACAGTGTCATCAatgcaaatgagcacttggttaaagaattttatgccaatgtAGCTCACATTAAGAAGGGTACCAAGGTTACAAAAGTGAGAAACCTGAAAGTCAGATTCGACTTTTGTGCTTTGAACTCATATGTAGGATTTGAAGAAGTAGAGGCTATCCAATACTTGGAAAAACTGGCTATGGGTGATGCAGCTCTCCCGTGGTTAGCTGAGATTTTGGCTGCTTGAGGACCACCACCTCCGTGGCTCACAGCAGGGGTTCCCATAGTTTGGGCCACCCTAAACTTTGAAGCAAAATGGTGGAAAACCTTCGTGTGCAACCGTATTGATCCGTGCCTAAATGAGAACAACCTCCCATTTTCCCGTGCAGTCTTGGTGGCCTCAATTATGGCTGGGTACTCAATCAATATAGGTGCTATCATGTCCGCCAACATC
Proteins encoded in this window:
- the LOC138870201 gene encoding uncharacterized protein, which gives rise to MAVITRSGRGGDVNTSKQKEITYRKTVVPKAKAPFPRPPPPYPQRLEKQKNEKHFKKFIDMMKSLSVNVPLVEALEQILGYVKFMKDLVTKKIYMDCETIKMTHQVSAIVHSMAPKLEDPGAFTIPCTTGSANFAKELCDLGASINLMPYSVFKTLGIGQPRVTSMRLQMEDRTMKRPLGIIDDVLVQVDKFILPADFVILECKVDYEVPIILGRPFLVTGKAVVDVEAGELTFRVGDKKVVFHVCKSMKQLNSTEIILEDDAKPFVEHQRRLNEAMQEVAKKEVIKRLYAGVVYPIWDSSWSSSVQCVPKKGGMTVVTNACLDRLAGRAFYYFLDGYSGYNQILIAPEDQEKTTFMCPYGTFAFSRMQFGLSNAPATFQRCMMAIFTDMVEVFLEVCMEDFFVVGDLFDECLKNLDKVSARCEDTKLVLN